TTTGTACCACGATTTTTACCATTTACAGAATTTTTTGTCTATTTTTCAGCGGTAATTGAAATAATTTTAGGCGTATTATTGGCGATTAGGTTTAATCATATTCGCCCTTATGGTAAAACCATTGCCACTTGGTCAGCATTGGCAATATTTATGATGTTTTGGGTGTTTTTACCGATACATATCAGTGATGTATTTATGGAAAACCCTGCTATCGGTACGCATAAACTAGCACTAATTCGTGTACCTATTCAGTTTGTGTTTATTGGTTGGGCGTGGGTGGTTTATCGGTTTTTAAGTAATCGGTAAATGCGGTATAATGAAAATCAGCTATCTGTAATGTGCAATATAATGCAATAAAAAAGGATTAACTGTAACCTTTGGTAGTATATTTTCATATCGGCAATTACACTTTTGCCAACCGCTTTAGTTAACTTTTCCAATTGTGAATACACTGTGTTCGCAATTGAAGAAGTTACCCAAGATAAACATAATCCTTCTCTAGGAAAAGCAAATGTTAAAAAAAATCCTCCTCAGCATTACCACCATTATTTTGGTGGCGTGATTATCTTTTTACGCCTTTATTAAAGCAACTGAACACCATCATTCTGAAAAAGAAATGATTGCTGAAATGACTGAAATCCTGCAAAACAAAATGGCGCGAGATTATCAAAATGGTAACACCAAACGAGATGCTCACCCAAAAACATTGGGATTATTAACAGCAGAATTTAAAGTACTAGATAACCTGCCTACTGAATTACAAACTGAGGTTTTTCAAGCTGGGAAAACCTATAACAGTTTGATTAGAGTATCGAATGCGAGTGGTAGTATTCAGTCTGATAAAGAAAAAGATTTCAGAGGTTTTGCAATAAAACTTATTGGTGTAGAAGGGCAACGTTTTAATACCGAGCAACATACCCAAGATTTTCTATTGATGTCTAATGAAACAATGCCATTGGGAACCGTTGAATTATTTAGAGATGCAGTCTATTATTCAATTGAGTGGCATAGTGTCGTGCTGGGTTTAAAATTTGCTTTAACAGGAAATTTAGGTGTATTAAAAGCCTTAGCAAATGGCGTGAAGAATCACACTAGCCCACTGGATATTTCTTATTGGAGTACCACGCCCTATCAGTTTGGTAACACACAAGTTAAATATAAAATCGTGCCGACTTCTACATTTAAAAGTAAATTACCGACTCCCCTAACCGACAACTATTTAACCGATAATATGGCAAACCATTTGGCAAAGGAGAGTGTAACCTTTGATTTTTATGTGCAAAAATTTATTGATGAAAAGCAAACACCGATAGAAGATGCTAGCGTGCAATGGAAAAGTCCTTTTATTAAAGTGGCAATCTTAACTATTCCACAGCAAACAATGAATACACCTGAACGCTTTGCACTTGCTGAACAACTTTCTTTTTCACCAGCAAATGCCGTCAAAGCACATAAGCCATTAGGCGGACTAAACCGAGCAAGAATTGAAATCTACAAAA
This DNA window, taken from Pasteurella skyensis, encodes the following:
- a CDS encoding catalase; translation: MTEILQNKMARDYQNGNTKRDAHPKTLGLLTAEFKVLDNLPTELQTEVFQAGKTYNSLIRVSNASGSIQSDKEKDFRGFAIKLIGVEGQRFNTEQHTQDFLLMSNETMPLGTVELFRDAVYYSIEWHSVVLGLKFALTGNLGVLKALANGVKNHTSPLDISYWSTTPYQFGNTQVKYKIVPTSTFKSKLPTPLTDNYLTDNMANHLAKESVTFDFYVQKFIDEKQTPIEDASVQWKSPFIKVAILTIPQQTMNTPERFALAEQLSFSPANAVKAHKPLGGLNRARIEIYKTLSNYRHRTNQERLIEPSMIVFEAVKSY
- a CDS encoding DoxX family protein; this encodes MQKIKQYTLIFLRYVLVIFMINAGIQHFLKVDFYMPFVPRFLPFTEFFVYFSAVIEIILGVLLAIRFNHIRPYGKTIATWSALAIFMMFWVFLPIHISDVFMENPAIGTHKLALIRVPIQFVFIGWAWVVYRFLSNR